The following coding sequences lie in one Ictalurus furcatus strain D&B chromosome 7, Billie_1.0, whole genome shotgun sequence genomic window:
- the ss18 gene encoding protein SSXT isoform X1: MSVAFAPHRQRGKGDITPAGIQKLLDENNQLIQCIMDFQSKGKTAECSHYQQMLHRNLVYLATIADSNQNMQSLLPAPPTQNMGMSGGMNQSGAPPQPPHGHSMPSDGPPSGPHMQNQMNGQMPGPNHMPMQGPGPNQPPNMPTGSMNMPPSSHGSMGAYNHAAPSSQGMSSQGQMNMSQGQPMGSYGPRPSMNMQPNQGPMIHQQPPTQQYNIPPGGGGQHYQGQQNPMGMMSQGNHVMGQRPMPPYRPPQQGPPQQYPGQEDYYGEQYSHGGQGAPEGNSQYGQQQEAYQQGPPQPQGYPAQQQYPAQQAYPGQQQGYGPSQGGPGQYPNYPQGQGQQYGAYRPPQPGPPQGQPQRPYGYDQVSPQERKQS, from the exons TTACTGGATGAAAACAATCAGCTGATTCAGTGCATCATGGACTTCCAGAGCAAAGGGAAAACAGCAGAATGTTCACA CTACCAGCAGATGCTTCACAGAAATTTGGTCTACTTGGCCACAATAGCAGACTCCAATCAGAACATGCAGTCTCTCCTCCCGGCC CCCCCCACACAGAACATGGGCATGTCAGGAGGCATGAATCAGAGCGGTGCGCCTCCACAGCCCCCCCACGGCCACAGCATGCCCTCTGACGGCCCGCCTTCTGGCCCACACATGCAGAACCAGATGAACGGCCAGATGCCCG GACCGAACCACATGCCCATGCAGGGCCCAGGGCCTAACCAGCCTCCAAACATGCCAACCGGCTCCATGAACATGCCTCCCAGCAGCCACGGCTCCATGGGTGCCTACAACCATGCCGCTCCCTCCTCCCAGGGCATGAGCAGCCAGGGCCAGATGAACATGAGCCAGGGCCAGCCAATGGGAAGCTATGGTCCCAGACCCAGCATGAACATGCAGCCCAACCAAG GTCCCATGATTCACCAGCAGCCTCCCACGCAGCAGTACAACATCCCCCCTGGTGGCGGCGGGCAGCATTACCAGGGACAGCAGAACCCCATGGGTATGATGAGCCAAGGCAACCATGTGATGGGACAGAGGCCCATGCCTCCTTACAGACCACCTCAGCAAG ggCCGCCGCAGCAGTACCCAGGCCAGGAGGACTATTACGGTGAACAGTACAGCCACGGAGGCCAGGGGGCACCTGAGG gaaactCACAGTATGGTCAGCAGCAGGAAGCCTATCAGCAAGGCCCCCCTCAGCCTCAGGGCTACCCAGCACAGCAGCAGTACCCAGCACAGCAGGCCTACCCAGGCCAGCAGCAAGGCTACG GGCCTTCTCAAGGTGGTCCTGGTCAGTACCCCAATTACCCACAAGGCCAAGGGCAGCAGTATGGAGCATATAGACCACCTCAGCCTGGTCCTCCACAAGGCCAACCACAGCGCCCATACGGTTATGACCAGGTAAGTCCgcaagagagaaaacagagttaa
- the ss18 gene encoding protein SSXT isoform X2, whose amino-acid sequence MSVAFAPHRQRGKGDITPAGIQKLLDENNQLIQCIMDFQSKGKTAECSHYQQMLHRNLVYLATIADSNQNMQSLLPAPPTQNMGMSGGMNQSGAPPQPPHGHSMPSDGPPSGPHMQNQMNGQMPGPNHMPMQGPGPNQPPNMPTGSMNMPPSSHGSMGAYNHAAPSSQGMSSQGQMNMSQGQPMGSYGPRPSMNMQPNQGPMIHQQPPTQQYNIPPGGGGQHYQGQQNPMGMMSQGNHVMGQRPMPPYRPPQQGPPQQYPGQEDYYGEQYSHGGQGAPEGNSQYGQQQEAYQQGPPQPQGYPAQQQYPAQQAYPGQQQGYGPSQGGPGQYPNYPQGQGQQYGAYRPPQPGPPQGQPQRPYGYDQGQYGNYQQ is encoded by the exons TTACTGGATGAAAACAATCAGCTGATTCAGTGCATCATGGACTTCCAGAGCAAAGGGAAAACAGCAGAATGTTCACA CTACCAGCAGATGCTTCACAGAAATTTGGTCTACTTGGCCACAATAGCAGACTCCAATCAGAACATGCAGTCTCTCCTCCCGGCC CCCCCCACACAGAACATGGGCATGTCAGGAGGCATGAATCAGAGCGGTGCGCCTCCACAGCCCCCCCACGGCCACAGCATGCCCTCTGACGGCCCGCCTTCTGGCCCACACATGCAGAACCAGATGAACGGCCAGATGCCCG GACCGAACCACATGCCCATGCAGGGCCCAGGGCCTAACCAGCCTCCAAACATGCCAACCGGCTCCATGAACATGCCTCCCAGCAGCCACGGCTCCATGGGTGCCTACAACCATGCCGCTCCCTCCTCCCAGGGCATGAGCAGCCAGGGCCAGATGAACATGAGCCAGGGCCAGCCAATGGGAAGCTATGGTCCCAGACCCAGCATGAACATGCAGCCCAACCAAG GTCCCATGATTCACCAGCAGCCTCCCACGCAGCAGTACAACATCCCCCCTGGTGGCGGCGGGCAGCATTACCAGGGACAGCAGAACCCCATGGGTATGATGAGCCAAGGCAACCATGTGATGGGACAGAGGCCCATGCCTCCTTACAGACCACCTCAGCAAG ggCCGCCGCAGCAGTACCCAGGCCAGGAGGACTATTACGGTGAACAGTACAGCCACGGAGGCCAGGGGGCACCTGAGG gaaactCACAGTATGGTCAGCAGCAGGAAGCCTATCAGCAAGGCCCCCCTCAGCCTCAGGGCTACCCAGCACAGCAGCAGTACCCAGCACAGCAGGCCTACCCAGGCCAGCAGCAAGGCTACG GGCCTTCTCAAGGTGGTCCTGGTCAGTACCCCAATTACCCACAAGGCCAAGGGCAGCAGTATGGAGCATATAGACCACCTCAGCCTGGTCCTCCACAAGGCCAACCACAGCGCCCATACGGTTATGACCAG GGTCAATATGGCAACTACCAGCAGTAA
- the ss18 gene encoding protein SSXT isoform X3 yields MSVAFAPHRQRGKGDITPAGIQKLLDENNQLIQCIMDFQSKGKTAECSHYQQMLHRNLVYLATIADSNQNMQSLLPAPPTQNMGMSGGMNQSGAPPQPPHGHSMPSDGPPSGPHMQNQMNGQMPGPNHMPMQGPGPNQPPNMPTGSMNMPPSSHGSMGAYNHAAPSSQGMSSQGQMNMSQGQPMGSYGPRPSMNMQPNQGPMIHQQPPTQQYNIPPGGGGQHYQGQQNPMGMMSQGNHVMGQRPMPPYRPPQQGPPQQYPGQEDYYGEQYSHGGQGAPEGNSQYGQQQEAYQQGPPQPQGYPAQQQYPAQQAYPGQQQGYGPSQGGPGQYPNYPQGQGQQYGAYRPPQPGPPQGQPQRPYGYDQGHMRK; encoded by the exons TTACTGGATGAAAACAATCAGCTGATTCAGTGCATCATGGACTTCCAGAGCAAAGGGAAAACAGCAGAATGTTCACA CTACCAGCAGATGCTTCACAGAAATTTGGTCTACTTGGCCACAATAGCAGACTCCAATCAGAACATGCAGTCTCTCCTCCCGGCC CCCCCCACACAGAACATGGGCATGTCAGGAGGCATGAATCAGAGCGGTGCGCCTCCACAGCCCCCCCACGGCCACAGCATGCCCTCTGACGGCCCGCCTTCTGGCCCACACATGCAGAACCAGATGAACGGCCAGATGCCCG GACCGAACCACATGCCCATGCAGGGCCCAGGGCCTAACCAGCCTCCAAACATGCCAACCGGCTCCATGAACATGCCTCCCAGCAGCCACGGCTCCATGGGTGCCTACAACCATGCCGCTCCCTCCTCCCAGGGCATGAGCAGCCAGGGCCAGATGAACATGAGCCAGGGCCAGCCAATGGGAAGCTATGGTCCCAGACCCAGCATGAACATGCAGCCCAACCAAG GTCCCATGATTCACCAGCAGCCTCCCACGCAGCAGTACAACATCCCCCCTGGTGGCGGCGGGCAGCATTACCAGGGACAGCAGAACCCCATGGGTATGATGAGCCAAGGCAACCATGTGATGGGACAGAGGCCCATGCCTCCTTACAGACCACCTCAGCAAG ggCCGCCGCAGCAGTACCCAGGCCAGGAGGACTATTACGGTGAACAGTACAGCCACGGAGGCCAGGGGGCACCTGAGG gaaactCACAGTATGGTCAGCAGCAGGAAGCCTATCAGCAAGGCCCCCCTCAGCCTCAGGGCTACCCAGCACAGCAGCAGTACCCAGCACAGCAGGCCTACCCAGGCCAGCAGCAAGGCTACG GGCCTTCTCAAGGTGGTCCTGGTCAGTACCCCAATTACCCACAAGGCCAAGGGCAGCAGTATGGAGCATATAGACCACCTCAGCCTGGTCCTCCACAAGGCCAACCACAGCGCCCATACGGTTATGACCAG GGGCACATGAGGAAATAA
- the LOC128610392 gene encoding uncharacterized protein LOC128610392: protein MSAVSPVLSADEDSLELHMVRLELEDVEKQIRGLLDKQAQLLERQTALETSCASAHISKVSTQRGISTPSPSTPCVSLCGDRAPRTFPAVVSVTPAPTHLGPWVNQRRKARAGPSPPPVFEIPTRNRFAPLRQTRPNAVIVGDSIVRNVRVASSKGKVRTHCFSGACVLDVAAQVSGILKKDERIGAVVLHAGTNDTRLRQTEVLKRDFSSLIETVRGRSPTAKIIVSGPLPTYRRGAEKLFRPDGLHPSSLGAELLSDNISKALHSK from the exons atgtctgctgtctctccggttttgagtgcagatgaggactcgctcgagcttcacatggtgcggctggaactggaggatgtggagaagcagatccgcggcctactcgacaagcaggcccagctgctggagcgacaaactgcgctggaaacatcttgtgcctctgcccacatatccaaggtaagcacacagcgtggtatttccactcccagcccctctacgccgtgtgtttctctgtgcggggaccgtgcacctaggactttcccagccgtggtctccgtcacgccggcgccaacacacctcgggccttgggtgaaccagcggcggaaggcgcgggctggaccctctccacctccggtgttcgagattccaaccaggaaccgcttcgcccctctccgccagaccagacccaacgctgtgatcgtcggggactccattgtgcggaacgtccgtgtagcctcatctaaaggtaaggtgcgcacacactgtttttctggtgcttgtgtccttgatgtcgctgcgcaggtatccgggatcctgaagaaggacgagcgcattggagcggttgtgctgcacgcggggacgaacgacaccaggctgcggcagacggaggttctcaagagggacttctccagcctgatcgagacggtacgaggcagatcacccaccgcgaagatcatcgtctctggacctcttcccacatacagacgtggagcagaaaa gttgtttcgtcctgatggcctgcaccccagcagccttggagcggaactgctaTCAGACAACATttccaaggcgctacactccaagtga